CGGAAAATGGACTCTGGAAAAGGAAAACCTTAGAATGGACGAATGTAGCTAACAAAGACATGGGCTGGAGGTCAAGAAAAAAACAGAGGAATCAGGGCATGTATTGCCTGTAAAGATAAGGGTAAACATAGGGAGTGTCTGGCGGGGGGACTTCTTTAATCTCCAGAGCCCTGATCATGAGCATGTTCTGGCCAAAAACCAGGTCCTGATCAATCAGGCCTGTGACTGTGACCCAGGAATCCTGCTCAAAACTGTCAATCCCGTTACCCCGGACCAGGATTCCATAGAAAGTGGCATCTGCCAGACAGCAGGTGATGGCGGTTCTGGTTACAGCCAGCTCGTTTTCATTCATGGAAAGATCCCGGTACACAAAGCCAGTCAGCTGAATCTCCCTGTCTTGAAAATAGTGCTGGTAGGCTGAGATGACCAGCATGATATCCAGAAAACCCCTGTCCTGGACAATGATCCTGTTTTGAGTCAGCAGTTCACCGGCCAACCGGGAGTAGTACTCCTGATCGTACCAGAGCCCAAGCTCTTCCTTGAGGATCTGCTGTTCCTCGGGAAGTCCCTCGGCCCTGGAAGCCTGAATTTCAAACTCGTATTCCTCCCACCACTGATGGTCAATCTCCCCGTTCCGGGCATATGGATCAGGCTGGGGGTCAGGGGTCTTTCTTGCCGGGACCTGGTGGAAGATGATCCCTTTTTTTGCAGCCAGGGTGCTGTCCAGCAGTTTTGGAGGAAGCAGAAAGCCCAGCACCAGGGGAAAGCTGAACAAAGCGTACATAATCTTTTGCCCAGATTTGGATTCGTGACCTTCAATGCATCCACAGCCCATGGCGTGTTCATGGTTCGGTCGCTGTTCAGCCAGAATGGTCAGGGATTTGAAAGCGGCCAGAAAGAGGAGGCTGAAGGTAGAAAAATAAAAAAACGAAAGCATCTGGGGGGCCAGATAAAAAAGGATGTCTCCAGTATAAATGAGTCTGACCTGGAGGATGGCCAGAAAAAGAAGAATCAGGGCTTTTAGCATGTCTAATGATTGTCAGTAGGTTTTTATGGATCCAGGTCCCCGACAGTTGCCAGGGGGCCAATTGCTGGAAGTTTTAAAAGATCATCTGCATTATCACAACGGAAACATAAACCGTCAGAACGACTGAGGCAATAAATACAGCCACGAAACGGACCGGAAAATAACCCAGGAGCATGGCCGTATTTTTTATGTCCAGCATAGGGCCGAAGACCAGAAAGGCTACGATGGACATGGTGGGGAATGTTGCTGCAAACGAGGCGGCCACAAAGGCGTCGGCAGTTGAGCACAACGACAGGACATAGGCCATGAACATCATGATCAGGGGAGAAACATAGGCAGACTCAGCCAGATTAAATACCGCCTGCTGACTTAAGAAAACCTGAAAGAGAGAGGCAATGCCAGCGCCCAGGATAAAGTATTTTCCCACAGTAAAGAATTCATCAACAGTATGGTCAAATATTTTTTTCCATGATCCCCAACTGAAAAGCCTGTTTTTAGGTTCGGTCTCAAAAGACATGGTAAGTTCCCTGGGTATAAACCTCTCTTTTCTGGATTCCAGGAAAAAGTAGACCAGCAGACCCACTATCAGGGCCACAAAGGCGGCCAGACCAAACCTGAGAGCCACCACCTGCAGGTCGGATCTGAAGGCGTAAAAAGTGGAGGCCAAAACAATTGGATTCAGAATGGGTGCAGCCACCAGGAATACGGCTCCTGCGCATAAAGGCATTCCTTTACGGACCAGCCCCCGGATGACTGGAATGATGGCGCATTCGCATACAGGAAAGACTGCGCTGAGGATCAGAGCCGGAGGAATGGACAAAAGCGGGTTTGCCGGGAGGTATTTCTTAAAGAATTCTTTGGGAATAAATATCAGGACCAGGGAAGAGAAAAAAGCCCCCATCAGGATGAATGGGGCTGATTCAAAAATGATGCTCAGGAAGACCATCCCGGCAGTATGCAATGCTTCCAAAACTCCCCCGGTTACTTATCCTTGCCGTCATCCATGAGGGCGTAGAAAAATTTCTGAACGTACTTGCCGGATATGACCTCATTCAAATCGAAAACCATTTCCTGCTTCAGAAAACTCCCGCTGAAAGCCAGAAACAGGTTTTCAGAAATGGTCCTGACGTCGCTGAGCAGCTTTTTTCTTTCTTTCCTGCCAAGGCCTTTGTAATCGTAAAGTCTGCAGGCCAGGGGGCGCTGGTCATAAAAAAAACATTTCCTGTTCATGTTCAGCGGACAAAGGGTCTTGTCTTCCTGGACAATGGTGCCTTTACCCGAGGCTTCTCTTGTCCCGAGAACGTCCACGGCCAGGCTGATGAGTTGATGCCTTTTTTCCCTGGAAAGCATTGTATTCATTTTATGGGAGAGATAGACAGCCTCCACAAAGCTGACCTCCACTTTTTCCCGGCAGCAAAGCATGTGTTCCCGGCCACATAATCTGCCGGTTGCGGAGATTTCGCGTTCTATCCTGTTCAGCAGTACCTCCAGATCGTTGAAAAAAGGATTCAGATCAACGATGTTCCTGTGTTCCAGGCTTGGCTCCCGGGTCTTTAGAGGGCACTGGCTGCGTCCGTATTTTCTGAGTAATTGCCACTGGCAGTAACTGGCAGGTTTTGAGCGGAATTTTTTCAGCTTTTTCTGGACCAGTTTGGCACTCAGTCCTTTGCGCAGGAGATAGGCTGAAACTATGGTTCCGGTTCGGCCTATGCCATGTCTGCAATGAACCAGGACTTTTTTACCCAGGTATATGGATTCATCGATCCATTCCAGGGCGTCGTCCATGGTTTCCATTTCTGGAATTTCCTCATCTTCTATGGGCAGATAGTAAACATCAAATCCTGCTTTTTGTTCAATCAAAGGCAA
This genomic window from Desulfonatronovibrio hydrogenovorans DSM 9292 contains:
- a CDS encoding TIGR03943 family putative permease subunit is translated as MLKALILLFLAILQVRLIYTGDILFYLAPQMLSFFYFSTFSLLFLAAFKSLTILAEQRPNHEHAMGCGCIEGHESKSGQKIMYALFSFPLVLGFLLPPKLLDSTLAAKKGIIFHQVPARKTPDPQPDPYARNGEIDHQWWEEYEFEIQASRAEGLPEEQQILKEELGLWYDQEYYSRLAGELLTQNRIIVQDRGFLDIMLVISAYQHYFQDREIQLTGFVYRDLSMNENELAVTRTAITCCLADATFYGILVRGNGIDSFEQDSWVTVTGLIDQDLVFGQNMLMIRALEIKEVPPPDTPYVYPYLYRQYMP
- a CDS encoding permease, producing MEALHTAGMVFLSIIFESAPFILMGAFFSSLVLIFIPKEFFKKYLPANPLLSIPPALILSAVFPVCECAIIPVIRGLVRKGMPLCAGAVFLVAAPILNPIVLASTFYAFRSDLQVVALRFGLAAFVALIVGLLVYFFLESRKERFIPRELTMSFETEPKNRLFSWGSWKKIFDHTVDEFFTVGKYFILGAGIASLFQVFLSQQAVFNLAESAYVSPLIMMFMAYVLSLCSTADAFVAASFAATFPTMSIVAFLVFGPMLDIKNTAMLLGYFPVRFVAVFIASVVLTVYVSVVIMQMIF
- a CDS encoding protein-tyrosine phosphatase family protein; the encoded protein is MKFWAIKKSPQDDFLSWVTPSLAVGHAPMSYDHLDRLKKAGIDSIINLCAEFPDLPLIEQKAGFDVYYLPIEDEEIPEMETMDDALEWIDESIYLGKKVLVHCRHGIGRTGTIVSAYLLRKGLSAKLVQKKLKKFRSKPASYCQWQLLRKYGRSQCPLKTREPSLEHRNIVDLNPFFNDLEVLLNRIEREISATGRLCGREHMLCCREKVEVSFVEAVYLSHKMNTMLSREKRHQLISLAVDVLGTREASGKGTIVQEDKTLCPLNMNRKCFFYDQRPLACRLYDYKGLGRKERKKLLSDVRTISENLFLAFSGSFLKQEMVFDLNEVISGKYVQKFFYALMDDGKDK